The Salvelinus sp. IW2-2015 linkage group LG31, ASM291031v2, whole genome shotgun sequence genome window below encodes:
- the LOC111955464 gene encoding free fatty acid receptor 2: MQVPVKDCLSLMVYSFTFLLGLPSNLLVLFVYVRKAHKRGATPNVVYALNLCLANLALVAWLPVKALETFLQDWALPSPLCPVYSFFLFSSIYGSCLFLTAVTVGRYLSIAFPISYKLYRRGRISCFISAALWAVVLLHLSLGLVAEGGGGFVSTSSHNVSVCFENFTQDQLDLLLPLRLEMALLLFLMPLAITAFCTLRCVALVWRSCLPVLGKRRVLAVALSTLAVFVVCYAPYNASHIVGFVLQENVHWRTEAMLSSACNVFLEPVVMLMLSPATPRGLMGRLCGRTSRYSRTEGRHCSKTITRDPLANVRGVASLTDRQTGANISKLSQE, translated from the coding sequence ATGCAAGTGCCCGTCAAGGACTGTCTCTCCCTGATGGTCTACTCCTTCACGTTCCTGCTGGGCCTCCCCTCCAACCTGCTGGTGCTCTTTGTGTACGTCCGCAAGGCGCACAAGCGGGGTGCCACGCCCAACGTGGTATACGCACTCAACCTCTGCCTGGCTAACCTGGCACTGGTGGCCTGGCTGCCCGTCAAGGCCCTGGAGACTTTCCTCCAGGACTGGGCTCTTCCGTCGCCCCTCTGTCCCGTCTACAGCTTCTTCTTGTTCTCCTCGATCTACGGCAGCTGCCTCTTCCTCACGGCCGTGACGGTGGGCCGCTACCTCAGCATCGCCTTTCCCATCAGCTACAAGCTGTACCGGCGGGGCCGCATCTCCTGCTTCATCAGCGCTGCCCTCTGGGCAGTGGTACTGCTGCACCTGAGTCTGGGCCTGGTGGCAGAAGGCGGGGGCGGCTTCGTGTCCACCTCCAGCCATAATGTGTCGGTCTGCTTCGAGAACTTcacccaggaccagctggacCTGCTGCTGCCATTGCGCCTGGAGATGGCGCTCCTCCTCTTCCTAATGCCACTGGCCATTACCGCCTTCTGCACGCTACGCTGCGTAGCCCTGGTGTGGCGGTCCTGCTTGCCCGTCCTGGGGAAGAGGCGCGTCCTGGCCGTGGCCCTTTCCACGCTGGCTGTGTTTGTGGTTTGCTACGCGCCCTACAACGCCTCACACATCGTGGGTTTTGTGCTGCAGGAGAACGTCCACTGGAGGACTGAGGCCATGCTGTCCAGTGCCTGTAACGTCTTCCTGGAGCCTGTGGTCATGCTGATGCTCTCCCCGGCAACGCCCCGCGGCCTCATGGGAAGGCTCTGTGGAAGGACCAGCAGATACAGCCGGACAGAGGGGCGCCATTGTAGCAAAACCATCACACGGGACCCTCTGGCTAATGTGAGGGGAGTGGCGTCACTGACCGACAGACAGACGGGAGCAAACATTTCCAAGTTAAGTCAGGAATAA